A single window of Salvia splendens isolate huo1 chromosome 6, SspV2, whole genome shotgun sequence DNA harbors:
- the LOC121808332 gene encoding CLK4-associating serine/arginine rich protein-like isoform X2, whose protein sequence is MWHEARRSEKKVHDMMDAARKRAQRRAIYLAKRRGDPQQSIQAVGSRCRIIRDDALYHATQDQQGLIPWNGKQDVLIDRFDGRALLDFIRNSSSRRSRAPEKTEEEEELEEFVNFERYRDLIKHRRRGFADEEGLQHVNQEMEAKLTGTFGSDRPHVAQPPANKGSYSQVGFSYDGDGQEDIQSSDGDEDDDEDEEEDFNSDDSNDEAMESIAKEFGVKRYGWLLYMDKKAKEEARRQKEVIKGDPSIRKLSRKERRKASQTDREREREAARVTGTRVLHNDPYRDSRRSPTYEAYSRSRRSRSRSRSYSPSQSRRYAHGMHPDDTHQSKDSGPKIEYITEFGGSGDGKEQKLEGYSPPPSPPSQINALNRPPSGHILEALHVDPASGVSLDKDRKEKLLKATQSLSSAPAKLNKATTSGSLSKQQGEKKETPQERLKRIMDKQLNKQIKKDTAVEMAKKREQEQQRLKKLAETTRVSRYQHRSRSRSRSNSRSPRYRRSRSPSKGRYLQIHHSRSRSPQRSRSPQRSRSPCRSYSSSRSYSRSKSPRGIRRTRY, encoded by the exons ATGTGGCACGAGGCACGGAGGTCGGAGAAGAAGGTCCACGACATGATGGACGCAGCTCGCAAGCGGGCTCAGCGCCGCGCCATTTACCTCGCTAAGAGGCGCGGCGATCCCCAGCAGTCAATCCAGGCCGTCGGATCCCGCTGCCGCATCATCCGCGACGACGCCCTCTACCACGCCACTCAAGATCAGCAGGGCCT GATACCTTGGAACGGCAAGCAGGATGTTTTGATTGACAG ATTCGATGGCCGAGCTCTTCTTGACTTTATTCGCAATAGTAGTTCCAGGCGATCTCGGGCTCCAGAGAAAACTGAAGAAGAGGAAGAGTTAGAAGAGTTTGTTAATTTTGAGCGTTATCGGGACTTAATTAAACACCGGCGTAGAGGAT TTGCCGATGAGGAGGGTTTGCAACATGTTAACCAAGAGATGGAGGCGAAGCTCACTGGAACTTTTGGATCTGACAG ACCTCATGTGGCCCAGCCTCCAGCAAATAAAGGATCATATTCTCAAGTTGGTTTTTCATATGATGGAGATGGACAAGAAGATATTCAGTCATCGGATGGTGACGAAGACGATGATGAAGATGAGGAGGAAGATTTTAATAGTGATGATAGTAATGATGAAGCAATGGAGTCAATCGCTAAGGAATTTGGAGTGAAGAGGTACGGATGGCTTTTATATATGGATAAAAAGGCTAAAGAGGAGGCAAGAAGGCAGAAAGAAGTTATCAAAGGGGATCCTTCAATT AGGAAGCTGAGTCGCAAGGAGAGAAGGAAAGCCTCTCAGACTGATAGAGAGAGGGAAAGAGAAGCTGCTCGTGTTACTGGAACTAGAGTTCTTCATAATGATCCCTACAG GGACTCTAGGCGCAGTCCTACTTATGAAGCTTACTCGCGTTCTAGGAG GTCAAGATCAAGATCTCGTTCATACTCTCCTTCACAGTCTAGGCGCTATGCACATGGAATGCACCCTGATGATACTCACCAAAGTAAAGATAGTGGTCCAAAAATAGAGTATATTACTGAATTTGGGGGCTCGGGTGATGGGAAGGAGCAAAAGCTGGAAGGATATTCTCCACCACCATCTCCTCCATCTCAAATCAATGCATTGAACCG GCCACCATCTGGTCACATACTTGAGGCTCTGCATGTGGACCCTGCTTCAGGTGTATCCCTTGACAAAGATAGAAAAGAAAAACTACTGAAAGCCACACAAAG CCTATCCTCTGCACCGGCGAAGTTGAACAAAGCAACTACTAGTGGAAGTCTCTCTAAGCAACAAGGGGAGAAGAAGGAAACACCTCAGGAACGACTTAAAAGGATCATGGACAAACAACTAAACAAACaaa TTAAAAAAGACACAGCAGTTGAGATGGCTAAAAAAAGAGAACAAGAGCAGCAGAGGCTTAAAAAACTTGCAGAAACTACTCGAGTGAGCAGATATCAGCACCGGAGTAGAAGTAGAAGCAGAAGCAATAGCCGCTCTCCCAG ATACAGGCGAAGCCGGAGTCCAAGCAAGGGAAGGTATCTGCAGATACACCATTCACGTTCTCGTTCTCCGCAAAGATCCCGTTCTCCGCAAAGATCCCGTTCTCCTTGTCGCTCTTACTCAAGTTCCCGTTCCTACTCCCGCTCTAAATCTCCACG GGGAATAAGGCGGACAAGGTATTGA
- the LOC121808332 gene encoding CLK4-associating serine/arginine rich protein-like isoform X1 — translation MWHEARRSEKKVHDMMDAARKRAQRRAIYLAKRRGDPQQSIQAVGSRCRIIRDDALYHATQDQQGLIPWNGKQDVLIDRFDGRALLDFIRNSSSRRSRAPEKTEEEEELEEFVNFERYRDLIKHRRRGFADEEGLQHVNQEMEAKLTGTFGSDRPHVAQPPANKGSYSQVGFSYDGDGQEDIQSSDGDEDDDEDEEEDFNSDDSNDEAMESIAKEFGVKRYGWLLYMDKKAKEEARRQKEVIKGDPSIRKLSRKERRKASQTDREREREAARVTGTRVLHNDPYRDSRRSPTYEAYSRSRRSRSRSRSYSPSQSRRYAHGMHPDDTHQSKDSGPKIEYITEFGGSGDGKEQKLEGYSPPPSPPSQINALNRPPSGHILEALHVDPASGVSLDKDRKEKLLKATQSLSSAPAKLNKATTSGSLSKQQGEKKETPQERLKRIMDKQLNKQIKKDTAVEMAKKREQEQQRLKKLAETTRVSRYQHRSRSRSRSNSRSPRRYRRSRSPSKGRYLQIHHSRSRSPQRSRSPQRSRSPCRSYSSSRSYSRSKSPRGIRRTRY, via the exons ATGTGGCACGAGGCACGGAGGTCGGAGAAGAAGGTCCACGACATGATGGACGCAGCTCGCAAGCGGGCTCAGCGCCGCGCCATTTACCTCGCTAAGAGGCGCGGCGATCCCCAGCAGTCAATCCAGGCCGTCGGATCCCGCTGCCGCATCATCCGCGACGACGCCCTCTACCACGCCACTCAAGATCAGCAGGGCCT GATACCTTGGAACGGCAAGCAGGATGTTTTGATTGACAG ATTCGATGGCCGAGCTCTTCTTGACTTTATTCGCAATAGTAGTTCCAGGCGATCTCGGGCTCCAGAGAAAACTGAAGAAGAGGAAGAGTTAGAAGAGTTTGTTAATTTTGAGCGTTATCGGGACTTAATTAAACACCGGCGTAGAGGAT TTGCCGATGAGGAGGGTTTGCAACATGTTAACCAAGAGATGGAGGCGAAGCTCACTGGAACTTTTGGATCTGACAG ACCTCATGTGGCCCAGCCTCCAGCAAATAAAGGATCATATTCTCAAGTTGGTTTTTCATATGATGGAGATGGACAAGAAGATATTCAGTCATCGGATGGTGACGAAGACGATGATGAAGATGAGGAGGAAGATTTTAATAGTGATGATAGTAATGATGAAGCAATGGAGTCAATCGCTAAGGAATTTGGAGTGAAGAGGTACGGATGGCTTTTATATATGGATAAAAAGGCTAAAGAGGAGGCAAGAAGGCAGAAAGAAGTTATCAAAGGGGATCCTTCAATT AGGAAGCTGAGTCGCAAGGAGAGAAGGAAAGCCTCTCAGACTGATAGAGAGAGGGAAAGAGAAGCTGCTCGTGTTACTGGAACTAGAGTTCTTCATAATGATCCCTACAG GGACTCTAGGCGCAGTCCTACTTATGAAGCTTACTCGCGTTCTAGGAG GTCAAGATCAAGATCTCGTTCATACTCTCCTTCACAGTCTAGGCGCTATGCACATGGAATGCACCCTGATGATACTCACCAAAGTAAAGATAGTGGTCCAAAAATAGAGTATATTACTGAATTTGGGGGCTCGGGTGATGGGAAGGAGCAAAAGCTGGAAGGATATTCTCCACCACCATCTCCTCCATCTCAAATCAATGCATTGAACCG GCCACCATCTGGTCACATACTTGAGGCTCTGCATGTGGACCCTGCTTCAGGTGTATCCCTTGACAAAGATAGAAAAGAAAAACTACTGAAAGCCACACAAAG CCTATCCTCTGCACCGGCGAAGTTGAACAAAGCAACTACTAGTGGAAGTCTCTCTAAGCAACAAGGGGAGAAGAAGGAAACACCTCAGGAACGACTTAAAAGGATCATGGACAAACAACTAAACAAACaaa TTAAAAAAGACACAGCAGTTGAGATGGCTAAAAAAAGAGAACAAGAGCAGCAGAGGCTTAAAAAACTTGCAGAAACTACTCGAGTGAGCAGATATCAGCACCGGAGTAGAAGTAGAAGCAGAAGCAATAGCCGCTCTCCCAG AAGATACAGGCGAAGCCGGAGTCCAAGCAAGGGAAGGTATCTGCAGATACACCATTCACGTTCTCGTTCTCCGCAAAGATCCCGTTCTCCGCAAAGATCCCGTTCTCCTTGTCGCTCTTACTCAAGTTCCCGTTCCTACTCCCGCTCTAAATCTCCACG GGGAATAAGGCGGACAAGGTATTGA